A part of Chlamydia ibidis 10-1398/6 genomic DNA contains:
- a CDS encoding tyrosine recombinase XerC, with amino-acid sequence MITAFYSFLDYLQNIKAASHHTLRNYCIDLNSLKEFLEKEGHLPLSETIDFRNRPLNIATLSFSQFTKENIRLYLLTLIEEQKSKRTIRRRLSAIRSFARYCVKNRLILEDPTETIQGPRLPKELPSPITYEQIEILMATPDLTKYTGLRDRCLLELFYSSGLRISEIVSINLFDVDFGTNLLRIRGKGKKERIVPMTPHAATWLRRYLDHPERTIIAQESQAVFLNRFGKRLTTRSIDRKFQEYLKMSGLSGTITPHTIRHTIATHWLENGMDLKTIQALLGHSSLETTTIYTHVSVRRKKQTHNESHPHS; translated from the coding sequence ATGATAACTGCTTTTTATTCATTCTTGGATTATTTACAAAATATAAAGGCTGCTTCTCACCACACTCTAAGAAACTATTGCATCGATCTAAATAGTCTGAAAGAATTTCTAGAAAAAGAAGGGCATCTTCCCCTTTCAGAAACTATCGATTTTAGAAATCGACCTCTAAACATAGCTACTCTGTCTTTTTCGCAATTCACCAAGGAGAATATCCGTTTATATCTCTTAACATTGATCGAAGAACAAAAATCTAAACGAACTATTCGAAGACGTCTATCAGCGATCCGCAGCTTCGCACGTTATTGTGTTAAAAATCGCCTAATACTGGAAGATCCTACTGAAACAATTCAAGGCCCTCGTCTCCCCAAAGAATTACCCTCTCCTATCACTTATGAACAAATTGAAATTCTTATGGCTACTCCTGATCTTACTAAGTATACAGGTCTCAGAGATCGTTGCTTATTAGAATTATTTTATAGTTCGGGTTTAAGAATTAGTGAGATTGTTTCTATAAATCTTTTTGATGTTGATTTTGGAACTAACTTACTACGTATTCGAGGTAAAGGAAAAAAAGAACGTATAGTTCCAATGACCCCTCATGCTGCCACTTGGCTAAGACGATACCTTGACCATCCCGAGCGCACGATCATTGCTCAAGAATCGCAAGCTGTTTTCCTTAACCGTTTTGGTAAACGATTAACTACACGTTCAATCGATAGAAAATTCCAAGAATATCTTAAAATGTCTGGGTTATCAGGAACTATCACCCCACACACAATCCGTCACACAATTGCTACACACTGGTTAGAAAATGGCATGGATTTAAAAACTATCCAAGCACTTTTAGGTCATAGCTCGCTTGAAACAACTACTATTTATACTCATGTATCTGTGCGTCGTAAAAAGCAAACCCACAATGAATCACATCCACATAGTTAG
- a CDS encoding CT351 family outer membrane beta-barrel protein: MKRYLPFLLFSSLLAYSASVNALTHKEAAKKKSSYLNHFKGISGTLNIEDGVLSLNKNLRVQANKAYVENTPDRGVKFIAHGNVMANYRGKTLTCDYLEYYEDTDSCLLTNGRFALYPWFLGGSMMTLTPETIVVQKGYISTSEGPKKHICLSGDYLEYSSDGLLSIGKTRFSIGGIPLLVLPQFSIMPMEIPKPPINFRGGTGGFLGSYLGISYSPISNRQLSSTFFLDSFFKHGIGIGYNMRFAPRNRPDNFFNLKSYYAHRLAIDMAEARDRYRFHGDFSITNTSKKVSLGGEYHISDSWETVADIFPNNFSLKNTGPTRLALSWNDPLFHGQLASSVKVNPFQNVNQELPYLSLKQLPVNIKNSGIFIENLFECGYLDFVFSNNIFGKNFSSVRTSTSTRLFTSFPLIIGTFTPSISGSAAYYSHVPNTSNKNFQAFGELKLDYSFAAQKSYLLHKHIVEPFVTFTTKSRPLISNNDLFIFSINDASHSLNLGQIGIKSYIESKVTPNAPRVSLKLWTTQIFNNSYARSTFPKTACKILFPLNRKNTFSLDAEWIWKKHCWDHMNLLWQWVGSESMALTLEFLHRSKYSLIKCDKDNYVLDVSRPPEELFASPLSDRRNLILGKLFIRPHPCWNYYLTLRYGWHRTNTPNYLEYQMILGTKVFEHWQLYSVYEKREADNRFFFYLKLDKAKHAHYR, encoded by the coding sequence ATGAAACGCTATCTCCCATTTTTGCTTTTCTCCTCTCTACTAGCCTACAGTGCTTCAGTAAATGCCCTCACCCACAAAGAAGCTGCTAAAAAAAAGTCATCCTACCTCAATCACTTCAAAGGCATTTCTGGGACCTTAAATATTGAGGACGGGGTTTTAAGCCTTAATAAAAATCTACGTGTACAAGCCAATAAGGCATATGTTGAAAATACTCCAGATCGTGGAGTAAAGTTTATTGCTCATGGCAATGTTATGGCTAATTATCGCGGGAAAACACTGACTTGCGATTACTTAGAATATTATGAAGACACTGACTCTTGTCTTCTAACAAACGGACGATTTGCATTATATCCTTGGTTTTTAGGGGGATCTATGATGACCCTAACTCCCGAAACTATTGTTGTCCAAAAGGGATATATTTCGACTTCCGAAGGACCCAAGAAGCATATATGTCTTTCTGGAGATTATTTAGAATATTCTTCAGATGGTTTGCTCTCCATTGGGAAAACGCGATTTAGTATCGGAGGCATTCCTCTTCTTGTTTTGCCTCAATTTTCCATTATGCCCATGGAAATCCCTAAGCCACCTATCAATTTTCGTGGGGGTACGGGAGGATTTTTAGGATCTTATTTGGGGATTAGCTATTCTCCTATTTCTAATAGGCAACTATCATCGACTTTTTTCTTAGATAGCTTTTTCAAGCATGGTATTGGTATCGGGTATAACATGCGCTTTGCTCCTAGAAACCGTCCCGATAATTTCTTCAACTTGAAAAGCTATTACGCTCACCGACTAGCTATTGATATGGCGGAAGCTCGAGATCGCTACCGATTTCATGGAGACTTTTCAATAACTAATACCTCAAAGAAGGTCAGCCTTGGCGGAGAGTACCATATTAGTGATAGCTGGGAAACTGTCGCTGATATTTTTCCTAATAACTTCTCTCTAAAGAATACCGGACCCACTCGACTGGCATTATCTTGGAATGATCCTCTATTTCATGGACAATTAGCATCATCGGTAAAAGTCAATCCTTTTCAAAATGTAAACCAAGAATTACCCTATCTATCTCTCAAACAACTCCCTGTCAACATTAAGAATTCTGGCATATTTATTGAGAATCTCTTTGAATGTGGGTACCTAGATTTTGTTTTTAGCAACAACATTTTTGGAAAAAATTTTTCCTCAGTCCGTACGTCAACATCAACTAGATTATTTACATCTTTCCCATTGATTATTGGAACTTTTACCCCAAGCATCTCGGGATCTGCCGCATATTATAGCCATGTGCCTAATACATCTAATAAAAACTTCCAAGCCTTTGGTGAGCTAAAACTTGACTATAGCTTTGCAGCACAAAAATCCTATCTTTTGCATAAGCATATTGTTGAACCATTCGTTACATTTACTACTAAGAGTCGCCCACTAATTTCCAATAATGACCTATTTATATTTTCTATAAATGATGCCAGTCACTCACTAAATTTAGGACAAATAGGAATAAAATCTTATATTGAGAGTAAAGTAACTCCTAATGCACCAAGAGTATCCCTAAAGTTATGGACAACACAAATTTTTAACAATAGCTATGCACGCTCCACGTTTCCCAAGACAGCATGCAAGATACTTTTCCCTTTGAACCGTAAGAATACTTTTTCCTTGGATGCTGAATGGATTTGGAAAAAACACTGCTGGGACCATATGAACTTACTTTGGCAATGGGTCGGGAGCGAATCTATGGCATTAACTTTAGAGTTTCTACACAGAAGCAAATATAGCTTAATCAAATGTGACAAAGATAATTATGTGCTTGATGTTAGTAGACCTCCAGAAGAATTGTTTGCATCCCCGCTCTCAGATAGGCGGAATCTAATCCTGGGGAAGCTATTCATTCGACCCCATCCATGTTGGAACTATTATTTAACCCTCCGTTATGGATGGCATCGAACAAATACTCCAAATTATTTAGAATACCAAATGATCCTAGGAACAAAAGTATTCGAACACTGGCAACTGTATTCTGTATATGAAAAACGAGAAGCAGACAACCGGTTCTTCTTTTATCTCAAATTAGACAAAGCAAAACACGCACACTACCGATAA
- a CDS encoding ABC-F family ATP-binding cassette domain-containing protein, translating into MSIVLDKIGKTLGTRVLFDDVSVVFNPGNRYGLTGPNGAGKSTLLKIITGVVEPSRGSISLPKKVGILRQNIDSFGEVSVLDCVIMGNSRLWDAFQRRDALYLEEFTDAIGIQLGEIEEVIGEENGYRAESEAEELLSGIGIPEEFFNKKMAEIPIDLQFRVLLCQALFGHPEALLLDEPTNHLDIHSINWLAHFLKDYDGTVIVVSHDRHFLNTITTHIADIDYDTIIIYPGNYDDMVEMKTASREQEKADIKSKEKKIAQLREFVSKFGAGSRASQVQSRLREIKKLQPQELKKSNIQRPYIRFPLSDKTSGKVVFSIEGITKSYSGNNLFSPFSLEIYQGDKIGVIGNNGLGKTTLMKLLAGVELPTQGSIKLGHQVAFSYFPQNHSDVLKECGEETLFEWLRNRKTGITDQEIRSVLGKMLFGGDDAFKQIKALSGGETARLLMAGMMLENHNVLILDEANNHLDLESVSALAWAINDYKGTSIFVSHDRTLIDECATKLLIFDKGKIIFFDGTMSDYTAMNKL; encoded by the coding sequence ATGAGTATCGTACTAGACAAAATTGGCAAGACTTTGGGAACTCGTGTGCTTTTTGACGATGTTTCCGTAGTATTTAATCCAGGTAACCGTTACGGATTAACTGGTCCTAATGGTGCTGGCAAATCCACGTTATTAAAGATCATTACAGGAGTTGTTGAGCCATCTCGTGGGTCTATTTCTCTTCCTAAAAAAGTTGGCATCCTCCGTCAAAATATCGATAGTTTTGGCGAAGTTTCTGTTTTAGATTGTGTAATTATGGGAAATTCTCGTTTATGGGATGCTTTCCAGCGTCGTGACGCACTCTATTTGGAAGAGTTTACTGATGCTATTGGTATACAGCTCGGTGAGATTGAAGAAGTTATCGGAGAAGAAAATGGATATCGTGCTGAATCCGAAGCCGAGGAACTTCTATCTGGTATTGGTATACCTGAGGAATTCTTCAACAAGAAGATGGCAGAAATTCCTATTGATCTGCAGTTTCGAGTCCTTTTGTGCCAAGCATTGTTTGGACATCCTGAAGCTCTATTACTGGACGAGCCTACCAACCATTTAGATATTCATTCCATTAACTGGTTAGCTCATTTTTTAAAAGATTACGATGGCACTGTAATAGTAGTGAGCCACGATCGCCATTTTTTGAATACTATTACTACGCATATTGCTGATATCGACTACGATACAATCATTATTTATCCAGGCAACTATGATGACATGGTTGAGATGAAAACAGCTTCTCGAGAACAAGAGAAAGCTGATATTAAATCTAAGGAAAAGAAAATTGCTCAGTTGCGAGAGTTTGTTTCTAAATTCGGTGCTGGTTCTCGAGCAAGTCAAGTTCAATCTCGTTTAAGAGAAATTAAAAAGCTCCAACCTCAAGAGCTAAAAAAATCAAATATCCAACGTCCTTATATACGTTTCCCTTTATCCGATAAAACATCTGGGAAAGTAGTATTCTCTATAGAGGGTATTACTAAGAGTTATTCGGGGAATAATCTTTTTTCTCCGTTTTCTTTAGAAATTTATCAGGGAGATAAGATTGGAGTTATTGGAAATAACGGACTTGGAAAAACTACTTTAATGAAATTACTTGCCGGCGTTGAATTGCCTACGCAGGGTTCTATTAAATTAGGCCATCAAGTTGCTTTCTCTTACTTTCCTCAAAATCACTCAGACGTTTTAAAGGAATGTGGTGAAGAAACTTTGTTTGAGTGGTTGCGTAATCGTAAAACAGGCATTACAGATCAAGAAATCCGTAGTGTTTTAGGGAAAATGCTTTTTGGTGGAGACGACGCCTTTAAACAAATTAAGGCTTTATCTGGAGGGGAAACTGCACGTCTATTAATGGCTGGTATGATGCTCGAAAATCACAATGTTTTAATTTTAGATGAAGCCAACAACCATCTAGACTTAGAATCTGTTTCAGCATTAGCCTGGGCAATAAATGATTACAAGGGGACTTCAATTTTTGTATCTCATGATAGAACACTGATCGATGAGTGTGCGACTAAATTGCTTATCTTCGACAAAGGGAAAATTATCTTCTTTGATGGGACAATGTCTGACTATACAGCAATGAATAAGTTGTAA
- a CDS encoding ribonuclease Z, with amino-acid sequence MSCRDLVILGCSSQQPTRTRNQGAYLFRWNNEGLLFDPGEGTQRQFIFANMTPTVVSRIFISHFHGDHCLGLGSMLMRLNLDKVTHPIHCYYPASGKKYFDRLRYGTIYHETIRVIEHPVVHEGIVEDFGNFRIEAKWLNHQVDTLGWRITEPDTIKFIPEKIKAHGLQGPIMQDLIQNKFLSIQGKIVHLTDVSYVRKGDSIAVIADTLPCPAVVELSRNARIMLCESTYLEEHKHLASSHYHMTAKQAAAQAKEAKAQQLILTHFSARYLNTRDFEVEASDIFPNVMAAEEFRSYPFPKNPTKNK; translated from the coding sequence ATGAGTTGTAGAGACTTAGTAATTTTGGGTTGCTCTAGCCAACAGCCCACGCGAACTCGTAATCAAGGAGCCTACCTGTTTCGTTGGAATAACGAAGGTTTGCTATTCGATCCCGGTGAGGGCACTCAGCGACAGTTTATTTTTGCTAATATGACCCCAACAGTAGTTTCGCGAATCTTCATCAGTCATTTTCATGGAGATCACTGTTTGGGCTTGGGCTCTATGCTAATGCGTCTCAACCTCGATAAAGTGACTCACCCCATACATTGTTACTACCCGGCATCAGGAAAAAAATATTTTGATCGATTACGTTATGGTACAATTTATCATGAAACTATTCGAGTAATCGAACATCCAGTCGTCCATGAAGGTATCGTTGAAGATTTCGGTAATTTTCGTATTGAAGCAAAATGGCTAAATCATCAAGTAGATACTTTAGGCTGGAGGATTACTGAACCTGATACGATTAAATTTATCCCTGAAAAAATTAAAGCTCATGGCCTTCAAGGCCCAATTATGCAAGATCTAATACAAAATAAATTCCTAAGTATTCAAGGTAAAATAGTTCATCTTACGGATGTCAGTTACGTACGAAAAGGTGATAGCATAGCGGTCATCGCTGACACTCTTCCATGCCCAGCTGTAGTAGAGCTATCGAGAAATGCACGAATTATGCTTTGCGAAAGTACATACCTTGAAGAACACAAACACCTGGCCTCTAGTCATTATCACATGACTGCCAAACAGGCAGCTGCACAAGCTAAAGAAGCAAAGGCTCAACAACTTATCCTAACACATTTTTCTGCTCGTTATTTAAATACAAGAGATTTTGAAGTAGAAGCATCTGACATATTCCCTAATGTTATGGCTGCTGAAGAATTTCGTAGTTATCCATTTCCAAAAAATCCCACAAAAAATAAATAA
- the def gene encoding peptide deformylase has protein sequence MIRDLAYYGNAVLRKEADSITEITDDIRNLVQDMYETMVAHKGVGLAAPQVGKSLRLFVMCVSGETEDGELIFCDFPRVYINPVISHCSEDLVIGREGCLSIPGLRGDVFRPNKITVTAMNLDGQTFVEEWEGFPARIIMHETDHLNGILYIDKMEEPRDLKKFRAALEKIKRRYNSSVT, from the coding sequence ATGATTAGAGATTTAGCGTATTATGGTAATGCAGTTTTACGAAAGGAAGCAGACTCTATTACGGAGATTACTGATGATATTCGTAATCTAGTTCAGGATATGTATGAAACAATGGTAGCTCATAAAGGAGTGGGGTTGGCTGCTCCACAAGTAGGGAAAAGTCTACGATTGTTTGTGATGTGTGTTTCTGGGGAAACAGAAGATGGGGAGCTGATTTTCTGTGATTTTCCTAGAGTATATATTAATCCTGTCATTTCTCATTGTTCTGAGGATTTGGTAATTGGAAGGGAAGGATGTTTATCGATACCTGGTCTACGTGGTGATGTTTTTCGTCCGAATAAGATCACAGTCACAGCTATGAATTTAGATGGGCAAACATTTGTAGAGGAATGGGAAGGGTTCCCTGCTCGTATCATCATGCACGAGACGGATCACCTTAATGGTATTCTTTACATTGACAAAATGGAAGAACCTAGAGATCTCAAGAAATTTCGTGCTGCTTTAGAAAAAATTAAGCGTCGTTATAACTCTTCAGTCACATAG
- the lon gene encoding endopeptidase La: MDSTVNTDAELLDPNSQEVEKLLDESEEVEEKSDSHSLPPDLFILPLNKRPFFPGMAAPILIESGPYYEVLKLLAKSSQKYIGLVLTKKEDADILKVGFNQLYRVGVAARILRIMPIEGGSAQVLLSIEERIRIEEPIKDKYLKARVSYHKENKELTEELKAYSISIVSVIKDLLKLNPLFKEELQIFLGHSDFTEPGKLADFSVALTTATREELQEVLETTNMHDRIDKALILLKKELDLSRLQSSINQKIEATITKSQKEFFLKEQLKTIKKELGLEKEDRAIDIEKFTERLRKRDVPEYAMEVIQDEIEKLQTLETSSAEYAVCRNYLDWLTITPWGVHSREYHDLKKAETILNKDHYGLEEIKQRILELISVGKLSNGLKGSIICLVGPPGVGKTSIGRSIAKVLHRKFFRFSVGGMRDEAEIKGHRRTYIGAMPGKLVQALKQSQTMNPVIMIDEVDKIGSSYHGDPASALLEVLDPEQNKDFLDHYLDVRVDLSDVLFILTANVLDTIPDPLLDRMEILRLSGYILEEKLQIATKYLVPRARKEMGLTAKDVTFQPDALKQMINNYAREAGVRSLNSNIKKVLRKAALKIVQNQEKPHPRKVGFKIDSKNLQDYLGKPIFSSDRFYDATPIGVATGLAWTSLGGATLYIESVQVPSGKTDMHLTGQAGEVMKESSQIAWTYLHSALDKYAPGYTFFAKSQVHIHIPEGATPKDGPSAGITMVTSLLSLLLETPVLDNLGMTGEITLTGRVLGVGGIREKLIAARRSHLHTLIFPEDNRRDYEELPAYLKKDLKVHFVEHYDDVFKIAFPK, encoded by the coding sequence GTGGACTCTACAGTAAACACAGATGCGGAACTCTTGGATCCTAATTCTCAAGAAGTGGAGAAACTCTTAGATGAATCCGAGGAAGTTGAAGAAAAATCAGATAGTCACTCTCTACCCCCGGATTTGTTTATCCTTCCTCTAAACAAACGCCCCTTTTTCCCGGGAATGGCTGCCCCGATTCTCATAGAATCTGGTCCATACTATGAAGTACTCAAACTTCTAGCCAAATCTTCGCAGAAATATATTGGTTTAGTTTTAACAAAGAAAGAAGACGCAGACATATTAAAGGTAGGATTCAATCAACTCTACCGAGTAGGGGTCGCAGCGCGTATTTTGCGTATTATGCCCATAGAAGGTGGCAGCGCTCAAGTACTATTAAGCATTGAAGAACGCATACGCATTGAAGAGCCTATTAAGGACAAATATCTAAAGGCTCGCGTTTCATATCATAAAGAAAATAAAGAACTTACCGAAGAACTTAAAGCGTATTCAATTAGTATTGTTTCCGTTATTAAAGATCTACTTAAGCTCAACCCACTATTTAAAGAAGAATTACAAATTTTTCTTGGTCATTCTGATTTTACTGAGCCAGGGAAGCTCGCTGATTTTTCTGTAGCTCTCACAACTGCTACCAGAGAAGAGCTTCAGGAAGTCTTGGAAACTACGAATATGCATGATAGGATAGATAAAGCTCTTATCCTACTTAAAAAAGAATTAGATCTTAGCCGTTTACAGAGTAGTATAAATCAAAAAATTGAAGCTACCATTACAAAAAGTCAGAAAGAATTCTTTCTTAAAGAACAGCTAAAAACAATAAAAAAAGAGCTAGGTTTAGAGAAAGAAGATCGAGCGATTGACATTGAAAAATTTACCGAGCGCTTACGGAAACGTGACGTCCCAGAATATGCTATGGAGGTAATTCAGGACGAAATAGAGAAACTACAAACTCTAGAAACTTCCTCAGCAGAATATGCAGTGTGCCGAAACTATTTGGACTGGTTGACAATTACACCTTGGGGAGTTCATAGCCGTGAATATCATGACTTAAAAAAAGCGGAAACCATCCTTAATAAGGATCACTACGGCTTAGAAGAAATCAAGCAAAGAATTTTGGAACTAATTAGTGTAGGAAAATTATCGAACGGCCTTAAAGGTAGTATCATTTGCTTAGTTGGCCCTCCTGGAGTAGGAAAAACCAGCATCGGTCGTAGTATAGCTAAAGTACTTCATCGTAAATTCTTCCGCTTTTCCGTCGGAGGTATGCGAGATGAAGCTGAGATCAAAGGCCATAGGCGCACATATATTGGGGCTATGCCTGGAAAGTTAGTCCAAGCATTAAAACAAAGTCAAACCATGAATCCTGTTATCATGATTGACGAAGTTGATAAAATTGGTAGCAGTTATCATGGCGACCCAGCCTCGGCATTATTAGAAGTTTTGGACCCAGAGCAAAATAAGGATTTCTTAGACCACTATTTGGATGTAAGAGTAGACCTTTCCGACGTTCTTTTCATCCTGACTGCGAATGTTCTGGATACTATTCCAGATCCCCTGCTGGACCGCATGGAAATCTTGCGTCTATCTGGGTACATATTAGAGGAAAAGCTACAAATTGCCACTAAGTATCTCGTACCTAGAGCCCGCAAAGAGATGGGCCTAACTGCCAAAGACGTAACATTTCAGCCAGATGCTCTTAAACAAATGATCAATAACTATGCTCGCGAGGCCGGGGTTCGATCATTAAACAGCAATATCAAAAAGGTTCTCAGAAAAGCGGCTTTGAAAATAGTTCAAAACCAAGAAAAACCTCATCCCAGGAAGGTTGGCTTTAAAATTGATTCGAAAAATTTACAAGACTATCTTGGCAAACCTATATTTTCAAGTGATCGATTCTATGATGCAACCCCAATAGGTGTCGCCACAGGTTTAGCCTGGACCTCTTTAGGTGGCGCCACTCTTTATATAGAAAGTGTTCAAGTGCCCTCAGGAAAAACCGATATGCATCTAACAGGCCAAGCGGGTGAAGTAATGAAGGAGTCTTCACAAATTGCTTGGACGTATTTGCATAGTGCGCTGGATAAATATGCTCCTGGCTATACTTTCTTCGCGAAGTCTCAAGTCCATATTCACATTCCTGAAGGAGCCACTCCTAAAGACGGGCCTTCGGCAGGTATCACTATGGTTACTTCTTTGCTTTCCTTGTTACTGGAAACTCCTGTTTTAGACAATTTAGGAATGACTGGGGAAATTACACTGACTGGTCGTGTCTTAGGCGTTGGTGGAATTCGAGAGAAACTTATAGCCGCACGGCGCTCTCATTTGCACACTCTTATTTTCCCCGAAGACAATAGAAGAGATTATGAGGAACTGCCCGCTTACTTGAAAAAAGACCTAAAAGTACATTTTGTTGAACATTATGACGATGTTTTCAAAATAGCGTTTCCAAAATGA
- a CDS encoding Maf family nucleotide pyrophosphatase produces MKPLLILGSSSPRRRSILQYFRLPFVCVSPDFDETSVVYSGDPFAYSQELSVGKAKSIAERRSNSSELILTADTVVAYKGEIFNKPGSRERAVSMLKALQGTTHSVVTSITLLRGDKLSTRSELTKVSFIPIPDEYLGRYVDAFSTLDKCGGYSIQDGGSVIIQEIQGCSYNVQGLPIKTLKNLLLEFNVNLWDYLL; encoded by the coding sequence ATGAAACCATTATTAATCCTCGGTTCTTCTTCACCAAGAAGGAGGTCTATTTTGCAATACTTCCGACTTCCTTTTGTTTGTGTTTCTCCGGATTTTGATGAAACGTCGGTTGTTTATTCCGGGGATCCTTTTGCTTATTCTCAAGAGTTATCTGTCGGGAAAGCCAAGAGTATAGCCGAAAGACGAAGTAACTCTTCCGAATTAATCTTAACTGCTGATACTGTTGTTGCTTATAAAGGAGAGATTTTCAATAAACCGGGATCTCGAGAACGAGCGGTTTCCATGCTCAAGGCACTTCAAGGAACCACACATTCAGTCGTTACCTCAATCACTTTATTACGAGGAGACAAACTGTCTACTCGTTCCGAACTTACAAAAGTTTCATTCATTCCCATCCCTGATGAATATCTGGGCAGATATGTAGATGCTTTTTCTACTTTGGATAAATGTGGTGGTTATAGCATTCAAGATGGTGGAAGTGTCATTATTCAGGAGATACAGGGTTGTTCTTATAACGTTCAGGGCTTGCCCATCAAAACACTAAAAAACTTGCTTCTGGAGTTTAACGTTAACTTATGGGACTATCTTCTCTAG
- a CDS encoding HEAT repeat domain-containing protein — protein sequence MGLSSLALFLGLLLALSTPAFGKFPDSTSHKILYTNRNSLQQSLVAYLEAFDLYGEHDFAILRKIAEECLRQGLCSSDPYIRRSSITGAGLVGSSEALDILSQAMDTTDPSQQLLVLSAASAHVSHTSDELLFKALSSPYPIIRLEAAYRLANLKNIKVIDHLHSFIGKLPEEIQSLCAAIFLKLETTESDTYVRQLLSSPRSTIRNYTSLLIGEYGQKRFLPTLRNLLTSASPLDKEGAIYALGKLQDGHSYPKIKKLLQSTDADISLAAAQALIHLGKEEEAISIFEQQIAESRPRAIYTSRFLSKELAIPLILPVFLNTQEDEVKLNAGLALLHLQCDHPCLINYFVNWLTKPNYTQTIVPTFSKGRATQSWKRIGVILPDSPVDRAKALSVIQNTEEHVLTYLLQLRKEVSLPIVKKIVKSEKTALASKAIAYLSHTFYQEAIDILSEASSLPGEPIIRAYADLALYNLTKNPEKKQALHRHAQNLIHETLLFVDMEEKHPRPNSPYLRYQIAPETRAQLMLDILESLVVSKTQEDIRLLIQLMTQTKAKNLHILAGLLMKIIE from the coding sequence ATGGGACTATCTTCTCTAGCTCTATTTTTGGGGTTACTGTTAGCTCTTTCTACTCCAGCTTTTGGTAAGTTTCCTGACTCTACCAGCCATAAGATACTGTACACTAATCGCAATTCTTTGCAGCAGTCCCTTGTTGCTTATCTTGAAGCTTTTGATCTGTATGGTGAGCACGATTTTGCAATATTACGAAAAATTGCTGAAGAATGTTTACGTCAGGGCTTATGCTCTTCGGACCCTTATATTAGAAGAAGTTCTATTACTGGCGCTGGATTAGTAGGATCTTCTGAGGCTTTAGATATTTTGTCACAAGCCATGGATACAACAGACCCATCTCAACAATTATTGGTTCTTTCTGCGGCATCTGCACATGTCAGTCATACTTCCGATGAACTATTATTTAAAGCTCTCTCGTCTCCTTATCCGATTATCCGATTAGAAGCTGCTTATAGACTAGCTAATCTAAAAAACATTAAAGTTATTGACCATTTACACTCATTTATTGGCAAATTACCTGAAGAAATTCAAAGTCTTTGCGCAGCTATTTTTTTAAAATTAGAAACGACCGAATCTGATACCTACGTTCGTCAGCTACTATCATCACCTCGTAGCACAATTAGGAATTACACTTCCTTACTTATCGGAGAGTACGGTCAAAAACGTTTTTTACCAACCCTGAGGAACCTTTTGACAAGCGCTTCTCCTCTGGATAAGGAGGGTGCAATTTATGCTCTAGGTAAGCTACAAGATGGTCATAGTTATCCTAAAATAAAAAAGCTTCTTCAAAGTACTGATGCAGACATCTCTCTTGCTGCAGCTCAGGCATTAATCCATCTTGGGAAAGAAGAAGAAGCTATTTCTATATTTGAACAACAGATTGCTGAATCTCGTCCTCGAGCGATATATACCTCTCGATTCTTGTCTAAAGAATTAGCTATCCCATTAATTTTGCCAGTTTTTCTAAATACCCAGGAAGATGAAGTAAAATTAAATGCTGGTCTAGCTTTGCTTCACTTGCAATGTGATCATCCTTGTCTGATAAATTACTTTGTTAATTGGCTAACTAAACCCAATTATACACAAACTATCGTTCCTACGTTCTCAAAAGGAAGAGCAACACAATCTTGGAAGCGTATTGGAGTAATTCTTCCAGATTCTCCCGTAGATAGAGCTAAAGCATTGTCCGTTATTCAAAATACTGAGGAGCACGTTCTAACTTATCTTTTGCAACTACGAAAAGAGGTCTCCCTACCCATAGTGAAGAAAATAGTAAAAAGTGAAAAAACAGCTTTAGCTTCTAAGGCGATTGCTTATTTATCACACACTTTTTATCAAGAAGCTATAGACATTTTATCTGAAGCCTCTTCTCTTCCTGGAGAACCTATAATCCGTGCTTATGCAGATTTAGCCCTATATAATCTGACAAAAAATCCAGAGAAAAAACAAGCTCTCCATCGTCATGCTCAAAATCTTATCCACGAAACTTTATTATTTGTAGATATGGAAGAGAAACATCCTCGTCCGAACTCACCTTATTTACGTTACCAGATTGCTCCTGAAACTCGTGCTCAATTAATGTTAGATATTTTAGAATCTTTGGTAGTTTCTAAAACACAAGAGGACATTCGCTTACTCATCCAGCTCATGACACAAACCAAAGCGAAGAATCTACATATCCTAGCTGGATTACTTATGAAAATAATAGAATAG